From the genome of Triticum aestivum cultivar Chinese Spring chromosome 1A, IWGSC CS RefSeq v2.1, whole genome shotgun sequence:
GTCACACGATCGACAACATATACAGATTTCCGATCAGATGAGTAGACAATGTTGCGAACCTCCCCAGACCATTCTGCAAAGGGTTACAAAATGGTAGATAGAAAATAGGAATGCATTTTATGTCCTCGTAGAAAGGACATATAGATATAATATATATGTCCAGAAATTTACCTGGAGCATGTACATTTAGAATTTTGTTAGCAACTCACCTGTAAAAGGCATAAAAATTGAGGTCACCAGACACAAAATTAAAAAATACATACACATCATGTATGTTCACGATCATGTGAAGTGAAACAATTTTGAACAATAAACCGAAAAATGACGTGTTAAATTAGTCTACGTTCCCAGGAGGCCAAACAGAAATCAAAAGATGTGATGTTCAGTTATCAGTCTACAAACTGAAAGGCATTGTGCTATTCATGACAGTTCTCTTGAACTTCTGATGCAAGAATGCAAATTCGAATGACAAGAATAGACGGTGCCCCTTAATATAGACCCAAAATTAATTTAGTAAACCCGTTGATCACAAGATTTTCCGACAGAAACATGATAGACTTCCCGACCTAGCCCTAGAACGGAACCCGTAACGTCCCCCGCCGCTCGGTCCCAAGCCCGCACTGTCGTGGGCGCCTTCCACACCGGCAGCATCCCTTCGGGGTCCCCAAGATGACGAGCGATCCGGCGCGGCGGAAAGGGTTGGCACTGAGGAGCAGCGACTCGGTCGGGAGCCTGGCCAGCGCCAGCGGCTCCCTCCATCATCGCCGCCCTCGGCCACATCCAACGCGGTCGTCGGCCACGAAGAGGCGGACGAGCCCGGCAGCAGGGTGTTGTCCCTCCCATCGCTTTCATGTTCGACTACTCTTCCTTGGATCGCCTACCACCACAGATGCAGGGATCCTCTTGACTCACACGCCGACCATGCCTCAACCAGCGAGCATCGGCGCATCGCCGGCGCGCTCCTCTGtgctctccctcctctcttccatgGTTGGCACAAGGGAGGGATGAGACGGGCAGGAGAGAGCCTCTTTATCTAGATCAGGCAGGGGTTAGGTTTGGAAAGAGTAAATCAGCTGGAGCGATTGAGGGAAGGAGATCGGAATGGAGCAGGGCGCGATTGAAGGGTATGGCAAGAAGAACTTTTTTTGGAAAGCTTTGATTCTGGTGATAATTACCATATTAGAAATTTCCTtagttatagccttaccatacatggattgatttattactataattatcatatttgagatttctaagtttatagccttaccatacgtggattaattgtgattgattaccataaatacgttgggtattgtcggccagacgagaaagagaaaaaccggtaggaggggggtggtgggaggtgggacgaagaaaaaccggttgaaaataaaccggttgaaagtgggaggactattcaaccaattcgtccattagaagtagagatatAGCCACGTGATGTATCCATAGCGTGGGAAGAGAAAACAAAAGCACAGTTCGACGATTTGGACGCGCACGTGATCCTCAATATATCGATCGATGGCGAGAGGTCGTCGACGCTCCAGGCACCGTCGCGGCGTCAGTAGCGATCAAACCATCGAGTCCTCGTCGTCTACTTGCGCCTCTCTTGATGCGTGCGTCTGCCGTGGCCAAAACCATCAGTCTCCCGTGCACACAACGGCGCCGGCACCGTGGCCTAACCTGCCGGCAGACCTGCTCCGCGACATCTCCGGCCGCCTGCGCGACGTCGCCGACTACGTCCGCTTCCACGCCGTCTGCAAGGCATGGCGCGACACAGCGCCCGATTTGACCCTGACGGCGAAGCAGCCCTCCTTTCTGCCATGGCTCCTCGCGCCCAACATCAAGGACGTCAAGTTCAGATGCGTTTTCTCCAGGAAAACCTACCGCGCCGCGCCGCCATCCAGCCACCGGGACTTGGTGGCCAGCGTCGACGGCGCCGCCGTCTGGTATTTGGTCGATGATGGCCCGTGCCATACTCTCCGTGACATCCTCACCGGAGCCGTCGTCAAGCATCTCCCCCCGTTCCCGAAGGAAATCAAAGAATGCATCACCAAGGGGACTACCAGTAGTACACTTGGACTTGGGTATGACCTCCAAAGCGTCGCCTACGGTGACGGCGCCACACTTCTGTACGGCCTGTACGAGACCGACCCGGAGGACGACTCTATTGCCAGCTTCTGGGCAGCCCTCCTGCATCCCGGAGAAGCCACGTGGACGGTCGTCGAGCGGACGCTTGAATGCCCGGACATTACCAACTTCTACGTCACGTATCACCGTGGAAAGATATTGGTCACCGTCGAGGATAACCTGTGGCACGCCGTGACACCGGACGATCGCCACGGCGTTCGAGATGTGGTGGTGCCGAGCCCGTGGATGCCAGGGGAGCGCCAGGACTACTTATACGGATACAACTACCTTCTCGAGTCCCACGGCGAGCTTCTCTAGGCATCCGTTGAGGTCCGCAAAGATTACATGGATTTGCAGCAGCTCGGTGAGGCCCTTGTCTCCTGCCTGGTTGGCGCTCTCTCGGTGTCCATTCACGCCCTAGAGGGGGAGGCGCCCGAGAAAATGCGCTGGGTGAGGAAGGATGGCGAGAGCCTAGCCAACCGCGTCCTGTTCCTGGGGTGGCCCAACAGCTTTGCTGTGGATGCCTCGCGGCTAGGCGGTGATGCCGTGCCCGGCGGGTGTGCATATTTTGTCTACAACATAGAGAACAACATGCCGGGTCAGTCGTGTTATGTGTTTAGGTACAACCTCATCAACGGCAAGGCCAAATTCGTGGAGCAGTTGCCTCATGGATGGGACGATGATATGTGCATGTGGCTCTTCCCCCAGCCTGCCGTTGCTCCAAACCAGGTATATGCAATTATATTTAGATCTTTTTTTTCTGCCAAACGCAATTATATTTAGACCTAACTCCACCAAAGTTATAGCATGTACCGAACATGACTATTTCACATTGAACTTAGATATATATTGTTATTTCTTTGACGACATTCATAGTTGTGTGATCAATTCTTCTCGTCCGTTTGTGATTCGACCAACAACCTTAGACCTTCGCATCAACTTAGAAGTGAGGAAGAATTATTTTCTTGGAAATAGATAAAAACCTTTTTTGCTAGTTCAGTGACTGGGGCTATACTTGTAAAAACCACATTTTATCCATGCATCATGAGCATTATTCATTCAATGTAGCGGTTAGTAGTGCTATATTTTATTTGTTTTAATTTAACAAATGTCATAGGATAAGCTGATGGTTAAATTGTGTATTGCATCATTATAGTACTGGTTAGATAAATGTACTAACCCTCTGTTCCGCTATAAATTTGATTTTCCTGGATCAGGAAATCAGTGAAAGGTGTGAGAGTTCAAAATGGTGGAAGAGGAAAAACCAGCAGATGACCACAACTCCAAAAAGCACTATTCACATGGAGAGACCTCGGCAACAACATTATAAGTCTTATTTCACGGTGATCGTAAACAACCTGCCTCGCAGGATGAATAACTCTCAGCTGTGACGGTTCTTCAGCCAGCACGGTAAGGTGTCCCAAGCTAAGGTGAGATGTAAGAAGAAGACCAATATCTCAAAGGGATTCGGGCATGTGACCATTGAGATGGTCGAGGAACATGCTAATGCTCTTGCTACACTTGACGGACTGGTGAGTGCATAAGTATTATTTATGGCTTAACTAGATGATACCTCATGTGTTTGATGTGGGACTGGTGGTTGCAATATAATTTCATGTCATTTGATTATTTTTAATATGAATATTTTTAATAATATGAGAACTAAAACTAAAAACATATATGATTTACTGTATTTAATTATTGATGAGGTGGGCCTTtttgcatgcatgtttgcatgACGATGTGGGTGTTTTGCATGCATGTGTAACTTGATGAGGTGATGGGCCTTTTCCCATCCTGTTTGCATGATGAGGGTAGGTCTTGTGCATGCATGTTTACATGATGAGGTGGCATGATGTGTGCATGTTCACAAAAATATGTTAgtgggctagctatttagatatagaagattaagGGTGTTTTTAGTTATCAAATTATTCATATGATCATCTTTGGTTGGTTTGTAGATGTATAACAATCAATGGATGTCTTCTTTCTCTTGTTTCAGGTTTTGGGTGGATGCACCCTTAAAGTGAGCATCGTGAAGGTGATGTGGAAACCAGAACAACATTTGAATTTTTTCGGATCGAGAGAGTATAGTCTTGAACATTATATATAGCTTGGTTTGACGCTATTACTTTTTGTTCTAGTGGTGTTGTGGAAGATTATTTAGTTATGTGAATTGTACTCCTGGAACAGTATCACAGATGACTCGGTCAAAACCAGAACCGCATTTTATGCCTTCATCTAAGATATCCAATATCCCCCACCCCATCTTGTCATCGAGAGTTGTGATGCCTTTCCTTATATCTCTAGGAAGTTGTATGAGTTATCTCACCAAAGACTCTGCTTTATAGATGAAAGGAAACATTTTCCACTGCTTTTTGAGCCATCTACGATGATGGTTTATGTATTATCAGCGAAGAATATATAATAAGTTTTTGGGTAGGAGGTTGAATTGAATTGGAGCATTTTTTTAAAATTCGTTCAGTCTTTTACTATGGAATAATGTATGGAAATTCTTACAACACTGGATGTATGAATTCCACTACTTGGTTTTGGTTTGTCTCAACTTTTACTTTGTGTTCAGTAACATATCCTTTGtgtatttgtaaaagataatttcTGAGTTTTACATTTGGTGGTGCATTGCAAAGTTTGAATACTAGCTTAAATTAAATTTATACTTATTTATATTATAAAACTGGCCTAATTTTGAATTGTGTGCAATCTTTTGGTGCAAAATGAAAATATTGATGCATATTCTTCCCTCTTCTCAAGATGTTTCGTCCAtgacctctctctcactctcgctGCACAAACACTCTCAAGCTCCTTGGTAGGACCGTACCAAGCGCTTTCGATGGGATTGGAGCCGTGGGAATTTTATTCGAGGTAATACTGCATAGTCAAAGAAATTTCACCAAGACACCAGAACCTAATAAAAAAATAACCAAACGATGGACGACGATTCTCTCCCATCTGTCCCGCAGAACCAGAGCAATGATGTAGAGGAGGGGGCGAGAGATTAGATATGGAGGCAGGGTGCCGGCTACTGTTGTAGCATGATGCTTGAAACCTAATTAGTTGAGCTTTTTTATGGTACCTTATACTGCTATAGAGTGGAGGGAGCAGTACACTAATTTCCCACCGTTGATTTCCTGAGATTAGTATAGTCATTTACTCATTTCCTGTTATTAACGTAGCAACAGTTCATGTTCGCTGTTGCCGCTGCCGTCGTACCACGCGATTGGTTACCCTTATCCGTCGCCCTCAGAACAACTCCCTGGTCGGCAGCTCACCGACGCCCTACTCAAGCGTGGCCATCTCTGACCCTGGTCCTCCTGTCGCGGCCTTTGCATCAGTACAAACTACAAGAGtggcgttttggctcctaggtgtAGATACATCTATTatgaatatgtatgaaaaacaaatTTCAAAATGTTAAAGAATTGAGAAAAAAACCACGTATACATCCGGACATCCTATGTTCGCACATAAAATTTCGGTGAAAAGGAACATTTTTTATGGCATGTATAAAAAGATAAAAAAACGCCTCGTGAATAGTTGTAATTAAGCATCGAAAATtgtctttttttacacaagccaaaaAAAATGTCCTTTTTCATCAAAACTTGGTGCACACACATATAATGTCCGGATTCACAACCG
Proteins encoded in this window:
- the LOC123180922 gene encoding uncharacterized protein encodes the protein MARGRRRSRHRRGVSSDQTIESSSSTCASLDACVCRGQNHQSPVHTTAPAPWPNLPADLLRDISGRLRDVADYVRFHAVCKAWRDTAPDLTLTAKQPSFLPWLLAPNIKDVKFRCVFSRKTYRAAPPSSHRDLVASVDGAAVWYLVDDGPCHTLRDILTGAVVKHLPPFPKEIKECITKGTTSSTLGLGYDLQSVAYGDGATLLYGLYETDPEDDSIASFWAALLHPGEATWTVVERTLECPDITNFYVTYHRGKILVTVEDNLWHAVTPDDRHGVRDVVVPSPWMPGERQDYLYGYNYLLESHGELL